Proteins encoded by one window of Simiduia curdlanivorans:
- the rsxA gene encoding electron transport complex subunit RsxA — MTEFAVIMLSTILVNNFVLVQFLGLCPFMGVSNKLETAIGMGGATTFVLTLASIASYMVNSWVLMPLGLEYLRTIAFILVIAVVVQFAKMFIEKSSPLLYRVLGVFLPLITTNCAVLGVALQNTAHAHNFVESALYGFGAALGFSLVLVLFSAMRERLAVADVPTPFKGAAIGMITAGLMSLAFMGFSGLV; from the coding sequence ATGACCGAATTTGCCGTCATTATGCTCAGCACTATTTTAGTGAACAACTTCGTGCTGGTTCAGTTTCTGGGCCTTTGCCCGTTTATGGGCGTGTCCAATAAGCTAGAAACGGCCATCGGTATGGGTGGTGCCACCACCTTCGTTTTAACCTTGGCCTCCATCGCCAGTTACATGGTTAATAGCTGGGTGCTGATGCCACTGGGGCTCGAATACCTGCGCACCATCGCCTTTATCTTGGTGATCGCCGTGGTGGTGCAGTTCGCCAAGATGTTTATCGAAAAATCCAGCCCTTTGCTCTACCGCGTGCTCGGGGTTTTCCTGCCGCTGATTACCACTAACTGCGCGGTGTTGGGTGTGGCCCTGCAAAACACCGCCCACGCCCATAATTTTGTCGAATCCGCCCTGTATGGCTTTGGTGCCGCACTCGGCTTTTCCTTGGTGTTAGTCTTGTTTTCCGCCATGCGCGAGCGCCTAGCCGTGGCCGATGTGCCCACGCCCTTTAAAGGAGCCGCCATCGGTATGATTACCGCCGGCCTGATGTCTCTCGCCTTCATGGGCTTTAGTGGTTTGGTATAA
- the rsxC gene encoding electron transport complex subunit RsxC, whose amino-acid sequence MTQIWPIHGGIHPAEQKQQSMALPLGAIPLPPTLVLPLNQHLGAPAEPCVAVGDRVLTGQMIAEPIGPFSAAVHASSSGKVIAIEDRPLPHPSGMHGPCIVIETDGLDQWVALAPCDDYKAEALTALVEKIRRAGIAGMGGAGFPTAIKMAPKANQPIHTLILNGTECEPYITADDRLMRDRPAEVIAGAQLMAHLLGEPKNILIGIEDNKPEAIAALQSAAHGSRISIVVFPTKYPSGGEKQLIQIVTGKEVPSGKIPADIGIVVQNVGTAVTAWRAVALGEPLISRTTTVVGEALEIQRNIDVRLGTPIGHVLALHGFDAAKVSRLIMGGPMMGFTLETAEVPVVKTTNCILAPSKKELPAPAPAQACIRCGLCAEACPASLLPQQLYWYARAEEHDKLEAYNLFDCIECGACSYVCPSSIPLVQYYRAAKGDIREARLDKIKSDRSRERFAFRQERIARAEQEKEAKRAERAKAAALAKEKMAAQKAAAQGEQKPASTASAADPVAAAIANAKKAQQALQQSPQEQREKLERQLSSAQSRLELTQQKLAGALSDEQAEKFRAAIKGAELKLQEAQQKLNDFEKQPAAGSAAPEDPVAAAIARAQAKMSLAPDEKLTANLASLQTRLTKAQEKLAQAKADNASTVEALQLGVDKLAQKVAETEQALAAALAETEPSAETEPSAEKTASPKIATPPAEQDAASMAIERAKAKAEALAAMSEDDKLRQQIESLQARLMKAQEKLASAEAEASPHVDALKTAAVKLEAKLAETQSKLENA is encoded by the coding sequence ATGACCCAAATCTGGCCCATTCACGGTGGGATTCACCCGGCCGAACAGAAACAACAATCCATGGCCTTACCTTTGGGTGCAATTCCCCTGCCGCCGACCCTCGTGTTGCCGTTGAATCAACACTTAGGTGCGCCCGCCGAGCCCTGTGTGGCCGTGGGTGACCGAGTGCTCACCGGGCAAATGATCGCCGAACCCATAGGGCCATTTTCAGCCGCGGTGCATGCATCCAGCTCGGGTAAAGTCATCGCCATCGAAGATCGGCCACTGCCGCACCCATCGGGCATGCACGGCCCCTGTATCGTGATTGAAACCGACGGGCTAGACCAATGGGTGGCGCTCGCCCCGTGCGACGACTACAAGGCCGAAGCGCTCACCGCCCTAGTAGAAAAAATTCGCCGCGCCGGTATCGCGGGCATGGGCGGCGCAGGTTTCCCCACCGCGATAAAAATGGCGCCGAAAGCCAATCAGCCCATCCACACGCTGATCCTAAACGGCACCGAGTGCGAACCCTACATCACCGCCGACGATCGACTGATGCGCGACAGACCCGCAGAAGTGATTGCCGGTGCGCAACTCATGGCACACCTGTTAGGTGAGCCAAAAAATATTCTCATTGGCATTGAAGACAACAAACCCGAGGCGATAGCCGCCCTGCAAAGCGCCGCCCACGGCAGCCGCATTAGCATCGTGGTATTTCCCACCAAATACCCCTCGGGCGGCGAAAAGCAGCTGATTCAAATTGTCACGGGTAAAGAAGTGCCGAGCGGAAAGATTCCCGCCGACATCGGCATAGTGGTACAAAACGTCGGCACCGCCGTGACCGCTTGGCGCGCTGTCGCCTTAGGCGAGCCGTTAATTTCGCGCACCACCACGGTGGTTGGCGAAGCGCTGGAAATACAGCGTAATATTGACGTGCGTCTTGGCACACCCATCGGCCACGTTTTAGCGCTACACGGCTTTGATGCCGCCAAGGTTTCTCGTTTAATTATGGGCGGCCCAATGATGGGCTTCACCCTCGAAACAGCCGAGGTACCGGTGGTCAAAACCACCAACTGCATTTTAGCCCCGAGTAAAAAAGAATTGCCCGCACCAGCGCCGGCGCAAGCCTGTATTCGCTGCGGCCTTTGCGCCGAGGCCTGCCCTGCTTCGCTGCTGCCACAACAACTTTATTGGTATGCCAGGGCCGAGGAGCACGACAAGCTCGAGGCCTATAATTTATTCGATTGCATCGAATGCGGTGCCTGTTCCTACGTCTGCCCCTCGTCTATTCCGCTGGTGCAATACTACCGCGCCGCCAAGGGCGATATTCGCGAGGCCCGGCTCGATAAAATTAAATCTGATCGCTCGCGCGAGCGCTTCGCCTTCCGCCAAGAGCGCATCGCTCGGGCAGAGCAAGAAAAAGAAGCCAAGCGGGCTGAGCGCGCCAAAGCGGCAGCCTTGGCAAAAGAAAAAATGGCGGCACAAAAAGCCGCCGCGCAGGGCGAACAAAAGCCAGCGAGTACCGCCTCGGCAGCAGACCCGGTAGCGGCCGCCATAGCCAACGCCAAAAAAGCTCAACAGGCACTGCAGCAGTCGCCCCAAGAACAGCGCGAAAAGCTCGAGCGCCAACTGAGCTCTGCACAAAGCCGCCTCGAGCTCACGCAACAAAAATTGGCCGGCGCCCTATCCGACGAACAGGCAGAAAAATTTCGCGCCGCCATTAAAGGCGCCGAATTAAAGCTGCAGGAAGCGCAACAAAAGTTAAACGACTTTGAAAAGCAACCAGCAGCCGGCAGCGCCGCGCCAGAAGACCCGGTCGCAGCGGCCATCGCCCGCGCCCAGGCAAAAATGAGTTTGGCACCCGATGAAAAATTAACAGCCAATTTAGCCTCCCTGCAAACCCGTTTAACCAAAGCGCAAGAAAAACTGGCACAGGCCAAGGCGGACAACGCCAGCACTGTCGAGGCACTGCAATTGGGTGTAGACAAGCTAGCGCAAAAAGTTGCCGAAACCGAGCAGGCGCTGGCAGCGGCGTTAGCTGAAACAGAGCCATCAGCGGAAACTGAGCCATCAGCAGAAAAAACGGCGTCACCTAAAATAGCAACGCCTCCCGCCGAACAGGATGCCGCAAGCATGGCTATCGAGCGCGCTAAAGCCAAGGCCGAAGCACTCGCGGCCATGAGCGAGGACGATAAGTTGCGCCAACAAATTGAGTCCCTGCAAGCGCGCTTAATGAAAGCGCAAGAAAAACTCGCCAGCGCCGAGGCCGAGGCCAGCCCCCATGTGGACGCACTGAAAACCGCAGCGGTAAAACTCGAAGCCAAATTGGCCGAAACGCAATCTAAACTCGAAAACGCCTGA
- a CDS encoding TetR/AcrR family transcriptional regulator gives MTAVVSASRAETIEFQGRKAQRADSRERRRAILEATLRIVVRDGIRGVRHRAIAKEANVPLAATTYYFKDIQELVSDAFNLFAQDALKQTEQLEETGFAVLEKLKGANLADPQIFEVLSTALTNAVVSHVKSQIEDRDKRVVEHSFKTEALRNPALALTACIPQANITNSLMNFFKALGSKDAETDAHIVHGVILYVEYLLLLDQGILSLEQAQKAIRRMITQLLALAVKR, from the coding sequence ATGACAGCAGTAGTTAGTGCGTCTCGAGCAGAGACAATTGAATTTCAGGGGCGCAAAGCCCAACGCGCAGATAGCCGAGAACGCAGACGCGCCATTTTAGAAGCCACACTGCGCATCGTGGTGAGGGATGGCATTCGCGGCGTAAGACACCGCGCCATTGCCAAAGAAGCAAATGTACCTTTAGCCGCTACCACTTATTACTTTAAAGATATCCAAGAACTCGTTTCCGATGCTTTTAACTTGTTTGCTCAAGATGCACTCAAGCAAACAGAGCAGCTAGAGGAAACCGGTTTTGCCGTGCTGGAAAAATTAAAGGGCGCCAACCTCGCCGATCCGCAAATTTTCGAAGTACTCAGTACGGCACTCACTAACGCCGTGGTTAGCCACGTCAAATCCCAAATTGAAGACCGGGATAAGCGCGTTGTTGAACACTCCTTTAAAACCGAGGCGCTGAGAAATCCAGCCTTAGCCCTAACCGCTTGCATCCCACAGGCGAATATTACCAACAGCCTGATGAATTTCTTTAAGGCACTAGGTTCTAAAGATGCAGAAACCGATGCCCATATCGTGCACGGCGTCATCCTCTACGTGGAGTACTTATTGCTGCTCGACCAAGGTATTTTGAGCCTTGAACAAGCGCAAAAAGCTATTCGCCGTATGATTACCCAACTCTTGGCACTCGCGGTTAAGCGTTAA
- the rsxB gene encoding electron transport complex subunit RsxB: MLELITNYPIASALIALGSLSLIFGAILGFAAVRFKVEGDPIVEQIDALLPQTQCGQCGHPGCKPYAQGIANGEPINKCPPGGQSTINAIATLLDVEAPSLDEEHGVELDVARVAFIREDECIGCTKCIQACPMDAILGAAKQMHTVIADECTGCDLCVEPCPVDCIDMIPVQTTLGSWKWQTPEADSTSNIIATDRSEQAA, encoded by the coding sequence ATGCTGGAATTAATCACGAACTATCCCATCGCCTCGGCATTAATTGCCCTCGGTAGCCTGTCGTTGATTTTTGGTGCCATTCTCGGCTTTGCCGCCGTGCGTTTTAAGGTGGAAGGCGATCCCATCGTCGAGCAAATTGATGCGCTGCTGCCGCAAACCCAGTGCGGCCAGTGCGGCCACCCTGGCTGTAAGCCCTATGCCCAAGGCATTGCCAACGGCGAGCCGATCAACAAATGCCCGCCCGGTGGCCAGAGCACGATCAACGCCATTGCAACGCTATTAGATGTTGAGGCACCCAGCCTCGATGAAGAGCACGGAGTCGAGCTAGACGTGGCGCGGGTCGCCTTTATCCGCGAAGACGAGTGCATCGGCTGCACCAAATGCATCCAGGCCTGCCCCATGGATGCCATTTTGGGCGCTGCCAAGCAAATGCACACAGTGATCGCCGACGAATGCACCGGCTGCGATCTTTGCGTCGAGCCCTGCCCGGTGGACTGCATCGACATGATTCCAGTGCAGACCACACTAGGCAGCTGGAAGTGGCAAACGCCCGAAGCAGATTCAACCTCAAACATCATCGCCACAGACCGTTCAGAGCAAGCCGCATGA
- the rsxD gene encoding electron transport complex subunit RsxD, whose product MAFLRITSPHAQGSNRTQTVMLTVLLACLPGLAALTWFFGPGTLINICLASLFALGFEALVLKLRRKPIGFYLTDGSALVTAILLGLALPPYAPWWLVFVGIGFAIVIAKQLYGGLGYNPFNPAMVGYVVLLISFPVAMTQWAIPEALTSDAQSVPDFLTALKHVFEFQTLSADAYTGATPLDAFRQNSGLLLEDLYQQKPTFAHAHWAGAGFEWVNLGFLVGGIFLLQQRLFTWHAPVGMLAALALLAALFYDGGSSNSAGSPLMHLLSGGTMLGAFFIVTDPVTSTTSNKGRFIFGAGVGLLVFCIRTWGNYPDAIAFAVLLMNFAAPFIDYYTIPRTYGHAQARKATEKQE is encoded by the coding sequence ATGGCTTTCCTGCGCATAACTTCACCCCACGCCCAAGGTAGCAACCGCACCCAAACCGTGATGCTAACCGTATTGCTGGCCTGCCTGCCTGGGCTCGCGGCACTGACCTGGTTTTTCGGCCCAGGTACGCTGATCAACATTTGCCTAGCGAGCCTATTTGCCCTGGGTTTCGAGGCGCTGGTACTAAAGTTGCGCCGCAAACCCATAGGTTTTTATTTAACCGACGGCAGCGCCTTGGTGACAGCCATACTCCTCGGTTTAGCCTTGCCACCCTACGCGCCTTGGTGGTTGGTGTTTGTCGGTATTGGCTTTGCCATTGTCATTGCCAAACAACTTTACGGCGGCTTAGGTTACAACCCCTTCAACCCTGCCATGGTGGGTTACGTGGTGCTGTTGATTTCATTTCCCGTCGCCATGACCCAATGGGCCATACCCGAGGCGTTAACCTCAGATGCTCAATCAGTGCCTGATTTTTTAACCGCACTGAAACATGTTTTTGAGTTTCAAACACTTTCTGCCGATGCCTACACCGGCGCTACACCACTGGACGCCTTCCGCCAGAATAGCGGCCTGCTGTTGGAAGATTTGTACCAACAAAAACCAACTTTTGCACACGCCCATTGGGCCGGTGCCGGCTTCGAGTGGGTCAACCTTGGCTTTTTAGTAGGCGGTATTTTCTTACTGCAACAGCGCCTATTTACCTGGCACGCCCCGGTGGGCATGTTAGCCGCACTGGCGTTACTGGCCGCCCTTTTTTACGACGGCGGCAGCTCTAACTCGGCCGGATCTCCGCTCATGCATCTATTGTCTGGCGGCACCATGCTGGGCGCATTTTTTATCGTCACCGATCCCGTCACCTCGACCACATCAAATAAAGGTCGCTTCATTTTCGGCGCCGGGGTTGGGCTATTAGTGTTTTGCATTCGCACTTGGGGTAATTACCCCGATGCTATCGCCTTTGCAGTGCTGCTGATGAACTTCGCTGCGCCCTTTATCGATTACTACACCATTCCGCGCACCTATGGGCACGCGCAAGCGCGCAAGGCAACGGAGAAGCAAGAGTGA
- the rsxG gene encoding electron transport complex subunit RsxG, producing MKLLSSIGFNGLLLGGFAILTAAALATVNQLTLEPIAKAEQAAAQKALLEILPATTHDNDLLNDTLAIKVQWQKQLHTDANATIYRARMNEQINAVIIPTVAPDGYSGKIKMIVGINKDHSIAGVRVIKHTETPGLGDKVELKKSNWILSFNQKSLSRPMPEKWQVKKDGGEFDQFTGATITPRAAVKQIKKTLAFAQENHNSLFDINSTERQPEEPQVQP from the coding sequence GTGAAATTATTATCATCGATTGGCTTTAACGGTTTACTGCTAGGTGGCTTCGCCATTTTAACGGCGGCGGCATTGGCAACGGTCAACCAGCTCACATTAGAGCCCATTGCCAAAGCCGAACAAGCTGCCGCACAAAAAGCGCTACTTGAAATTTTGCCGGCAACAACTCATGACAACGACCTCCTTAACGACACCCTAGCCATTAAGGTGCAGTGGCAAAAACAATTACACACTGACGCAAACGCGACCATTTACCGCGCGCGCATGAACGAGCAGATTAATGCCGTCATCATTCCAACCGTGGCACCCGATGGTTATAGCGGCAAGATAAAAATGATTGTCGGCATCAATAAAGATCACAGTATCGCCGGCGTGCGCGTAATAAAACACACCGAAACACCCGGCCTCGGCGACAAAGTGGAATTGAAAAAATCCAATTGGATTTTATCCTTCAACCAAAAAAGCCTGTCGCGTCCTATGCCGGAAAAATGGCAGGTTAAAAAAGATGGTGGCGAATTCGATCAGTTTACCGGTGCGACCATTACACCGCGCGCCGCAGTAAAACAAATTAAAAAGACCTTGGCCTTCGCACAGGAAAATCACAACAGCCTGTTCGATATCAACTCAACCGAACGTCAGCCGGAAGAACCACAGGTGCAACCATGA
- a CDS encoding electron transport complex subunit E, translating to MNTTDAIAPDAENPGVENNPENAGVYTAIAKNGLWTNNPALVQLLGLCPLLAVSGSVVNALGLGLATMLVLVGSNTSVSLIRNHVSDAVRLPVFVMIIASFTTCTEMLMKAFTYELFEILGIFIPLIVTNCVILGRADAFASKNKLAPAIYDGFMMGLGFALVLITIGAVRELLGQGTLFSNMDLLFGPMATHWKITLLNNYSGFLVAILPPGAFLVVGFLVAIKNIIDSKIKDSRDKNRIKTAKGSKRVRTTGTIS from the coding sequence ATGAACACCACAGACGCCATCGCACCCGATGCAGAAAACCCAGGCGTAGAAAATAACCCTGAAAACGCTGGGGTTTATACCGCCATTGCGAAGAATGGTTTGTGGACTAACAACCCGGCACTGGTTCAACTACTCGGCCTTTGCCCACTGCTCGCGGTTTCCGGCTCAGTGGTAAACGCCTTGGGTTTAGGCTTGGCAACTATGTTGGTTTTAGTTGGCTCAAACACGTCTGTTTCACTCATTCGCAACCATGTTTCCGATGCCGTGCGGCTACCTGTATTTGTAATGATCATCGCCTCTTTTACCACCTGTACCGAAATGCTGATGAAAGCATTCACCTACGAACTTTTTGAAATACTCGGCATTTTTATTCCGCTCATCGTTACCAACTGCGTCATTCTCGGCCGCGCCGATGCGTTCGCGTCAAAGAACAAATTAGCGCCGGCAATTTACGATGGCTTCATGATGGGTTTAGGCTTTGCGCTGGTGCTAATAACCATTGGCGCTGTGCGGGAATTGCTCGGCCAGGGCACACTTTTTTCAAATATGGATTTACTTTTTGGGCCGATGGCAACGCACTGGAAAATTACGTTACTGAACAATTATTCCGGTTTTTTAGTTGCCATACTGCCACCAGGGGCTTTTTTAGTGGTCGGTTTTTTGGTTGCTATAAAAAATATTATTGATAGCAAAATTAAAGATTCACGTGACAAAAATAGAATAAAAACTGCCAAAGGCAGTAAAAGAGTACGCACCACAGGAACAATTAGCTGA
- the metG gene encoding methionine--tRNA ligase codes for MSQRRQILVTSALPYANGSLHLGHLLEHIQTDIWVRFQQTRGHECTYVCADDAHGTAIMLKAEELGISPEAHIENMKAEHMADFKGFLINHHNYHSTHSDENKVLSGLIYERLKANGHIASRSITQAFDPEKQLFLADRYIKGSCPKCKTEDQYGDNCEACGATYSPADLINPRSVISGATPIAKDSEHFFFRLPAFQDFLKDWTRAGHLQTEVANKLAEWLDSGLQEWDISRDAPYFGFEIPGETNKFFYVWLDAPIGYMASHKNLCDRTGQDWDAYWKPDSTAELYHFIGKDIVNFHALFWPAMLSSAQFRTPTKVCVHGFLTVNGKKMSKSRGTFINASSYLEHLNPEYLRYYFAAKLTAGVDDLDLNMDDFVGRVNSDLVGKVVNIASRTAKFVQKSGGVLAANPEPELWAKFVDAGENIAALYEAREFSKAMRDIMALADIANEYIAAKAPWSLAKQEGTEAEVLAICSLGINMFRALLTYLKPVLPVLTAEAETFLGETLNWDAPLSYRAGSAINEFKPLLTRIDPKAVDAMIEANKQPEAAPAVTASGPLVDEPLAPEINFDDFAKVDLRIALIKDAQHVEGADKLLQLTLDIGGETRNVFSGIKSAYKPEDLVGKLTVMVANLAPRKMKFGMSEGMVLAAGPGKKEIYLLEPHAGAKPGQRVM; via the coding sequence ATGAGCCAACGCCGTCAAATTTTGGTGACCAGCGCCCTGCCCTATGCCAACGGGTCTTTACACCTAGGTCACTTGCTTGAGCACATCCAAACCGACATTTGGGTGCGCTTCCAACAAACCCGCGGCCACGAGTGCACCTACGTGTGTGCCGACGACGCCCACGGCACGGCCATCATGCTCAAAGCCGAGGAGTTAGGTATTAGCCCCGAAGCCCATATTGAAAACATGAAAGCCGAGCATATGGCGGATTTCAAAGGCTTCCTCATTAATCACCACAACTACCACTCCACCCACTCGGACGAAAACAAGGTGTTGTCGGGCTTGATTTATGAGCGTTTAAAAGCCAATGGCCACATCGCCAGCCGCTCCATCACCCAAGCTTTTGACCCAGAAAAACAGCTGTTTTTGGCCGATCGTTACATCAAGGGCAGCTGCCCGAAATGTAAAACCGAAGACCAGTACGGCGACAACTGCGAGGCCTGTGGTGCCACTTATTCACCGGCGGATTTAATTAACCCGCGCTCGGTGATTTCGGGCGCCACCCCCATCGCTAAAGATTCCGAACACTTTTTCTTCCGCCTGCCCGCCTTCCAAGATTTTCTAAAGGACTGGACCCGCGCCGGCCATCTGCAAACCGAGGTAGCCAACAAGCTGGCCGAGTGGTTGGATTCAGGCCTGCAAGAGTGGGATATATCCCGCGACGCGCCCTATTTCGGCTTCGAAATACCCGGTGAAACCAACAAGTTTTTTTATGTTTGGCTAGATGCGCCCATCGGCTACATGGCCAGCCACAAAAACCTGTGCGACCGCACCGGCCAAGATTGGGATGCCTACTGGAAGCCAGACTCCACCGCCGAGCTGTATCACTTCATCGGCAAAGACATCGTTAATTTCCACGCCCTGTTCTGGCCCGCCATGCTATCGTCGGCGCAATTCCGCACCCCCACCAAGGTGTGCGTACACGGCTTTTTAACGGTGAACGGCAAGAAGATGTCCAAGTCGCGCGGCACCTTTATCAATGCCAGCAGCTACCTAGAACATTTAAACCCCGAGTACTTGCGCTACTACTTCGCGGCCAAGCTCACCGCCGGTGTCGACGACTTAGACCTGAACATGGACGACTTCGTCGGCCGAGTGAATTCAGATTTGGTGGGCAAGGTGGTTAACATCGCCAGCCGCACTGCCAAGTTTGTGCAGAAGTCCGGTGGTGTTTTAGCTGCCAACCCCGAGCCGGAATTGTGGGCCAAGTTCGTCGACGCCGGCGAAAACATCGCGGCGCTGTACGAGGCGCGCGAATTCAGCAAAGCCATGCGCGACATTATGGCGCTGGCCGATATCGCCAACGAATACATTGCCGCCAAAGCGCCTTGGTCGCTGGCCAAGCAAGAAGGTACAGAAGCCGAAGTACTGGCCATCTGCTCGCTCGGCATCAACATGTTCCGCGCCTTGCTGACCTACTTAAAACCCGTGCTGCCGGTATTAACCGCCGAGGCCGAGACCTTCTTGGGCGAAACCTTGAATTGGGACGCGCCGCTAAGCTACCGCGCAGGTTCAGCCATCAACGAATTTAAACCCCTATTGACCCGCATAGACCCAAAAGCCGTAGACGCCATGATTGAAGCCAACAAACAACCTGAAGCTGCTCCCGCCGTTACCGCCAGCGGCCCGCTGGTGGACGAGCCCTTAGCGCCGGAAATTAATTTCGATGATTTCGCCAAGGTGGATTTGCGCATCGCGTTAATTAAAGACGCTCAACACGTGGAAGGCGCCGATAAATTACTGCAACTCACCCTCGACATAGGCGGTGAAACCCGCAATGTGTTTTCCGGCATCAAGAGCGCTTATAAGCCCGAAGACTTGGTGGGCAAACTCACGGTGATGGTGGCCAACTTGGCACCGCGCAAGATGAAGTTCGGCATGAGCGAAGGCATGGTACTAGCCGCCGGCCCCGGCAAGAAAGAAATCTACTTGCTAGAACCCCACGCCGGCGCTAAGCCGGGGCAGAGGGTGATGTAA